Genomic DNA from Fusarium oxysporum Fo47 chromosome IX, complete sequence:
GATCGCCTCAATGTGTCGCCTTATGCCAGTCTCTTTCCGTATACGCATCTACCACTTTTTAAGCTCTCTTGGATCTCGTGTTTACGGGTCATCTTGTAGCCTGAGGGTTCAACATCTCCCTTTTGGCATGTAtctgaagacgaagagcGTTGAAGACCATCAAGCACTGAAAATTGAGTTCGGGGCACCACAGCTTGTACGAAGCCAAACCCAAATTCCAGTCCCTCGTCCGTTATATCTATTGTCCGACACTGAAACGTCTTATCTGCTGGCCGCTACCTTACCGGGACAGCGCTTGGGCTCGTACATTGACATACTGAGCGATCATGATCTCGATATCCTCACACATGATATGCAGAGATACCTGACACAACTGCGCTCAATCTCAAGACACGGAACGCCAAAGTATGAAATAAGCAATGCAATTGGTGGAAAATATTATGACTATCGGATCATTGCGGCTCACGACTATGACAAGGAACGTGGTGATTTCTTTGCACCTTGTACCGATGAAGAAGACTTCAACGATATACTGCGAACACCCGCGCTACCAGATGGCTTTGACTCCACGGG
This window encodes:
- a CDS encoding uncharacterized protein (expressed protein); this encodes MIASMCRLMPVSFRIRIYHFLSSLGSRVYGSSCSLRVQHLPFGMYLKTKSVEDHQALKIEFGAPQLVRSQTQIPVPRPLYLLSDTETSYLLAATLPGQRLGSYIDILSDHDLDILTHDMQRYLTQLRSISRHGTPKYEISNAIGGKYYDYRIIAAHDYDKERGDFFAPCTDEEDFNDILRTPALPDGFDSTGHNIVFTHSDINMRNVLMHNGRISGIADRENPGWFSDYWEYTKAHYVTKLHKRWLAVVNRIFEIFGDFTLDLEIERRLWEYCF